A single Mustela lutreola isolate mMusLut2 chromosome X, mMusLut2.pri, whole genome shotgun sequence DNA region contains:
- the TCEAL5 gene encoding transcription elongation factor A protein-like 5 — protein MEKIYEENKGQPENEGTLENEGKPEDEVDTENEGKSDEEEKLEVEEKPGHEGKLQNEGQPDDEGQPEDEGKEENQGKSKDEGKPQGEGKPESLAKSEGEPRAAEKRPAEDYVPRKAKRKTDRGTDDSPKDYQEDLQERHLGSEEMMRECGDMSRAQEELRKKQKMGSFHWMQRDVQDPFAPRGQRGVRGVRGGGRGQKDLEDVPYL, from the coding sequence ATGGAAAAGATCTACGAAGAAAACAAAGGACAGCCAGAAAACGAAGGAACTCTAGAAAATGAGGGAAAGCCAGAAGATGAAGTTGatacagaaaatgaaggaaaatcagatgaagaagaaaagctGGAAGTGGAGGAGAAGCCAGGGCATGAGGGAAAGCTCCAGAATGAGGGGCAGCCAGATGACGAAGGGCAACCAGAAgatgagggaaaggaagaaaatcaggGCAAGTCCAAAGATGAGGGAAAACCACAAGGTGAGGGCAAGCCAGAATCCCTGGCAAAGTCTGAGGGTGAGCCTCGGGCTGCAGAAAAGCGCCCAGCTGAAGATTATGTGCccaggaaagcaaaaagaaaaacggACAGGGGGACAGATGATTCCCCCAAGGACTATCAGGAGGACTTACAGGAAAGGCACTTGGGCAGTGAGGAGATGATGAGAGAATGTGGAGATATGTCAAGGGCTCAGGAAGagctaagaaaaaaacagaaaatgggtAGTTTTCACTGGATGCAAAGAGATGTTCAGGATCCGTTTGCCCCAAGGGGGCAGCGGGGTGTCAGGGGAGTGAGGGGCGGAGGTAGGGGCCAGAAGGACTTAGAAGATGTTCCATATCTTTAA